In Irregularibacter muris, a single window of DNA contains:
- a CDS encoding G5 domain-containing protein, whose translation MENHRQKVRELIGNYKHPILLMLLTVGIITAVGFYHLTQKDITIIDVKEEIKLTTRSKTVEQVLKEKNISLQDKDIVEPALDTPLEDGIEIQIKRAVPLHILVDGKNYQVTTALTQVGEIIEEAGIRINPLDRVAPDKEAEIEEEREIHIVRVTEKIITEEENIDFTTQKKPDNHLEKGKTKVVQKGQKGLKKNQIKITYEDGEESQRETLKEEVVIEPKDEVIQVGMLSTINTSRGATRFEKTMTVTATAYSQGDAGVGNTTSVGAPLKRGVIAVDPRVIPYYTRLYVPGYGFGQALDTGGAIKGNRIDLAMGSRAEALRYGRRKVKIYLLGR comes from the coding sequence ATGGAAAATCATAGGCAGAAGGTAAGGGAGCTGATAGGAAATTACAAGCATCCAATCCTTCTGATGCTACTGACTGTAGGTATAATTACAGCAGTAGGGTTCTACCATTTAACCCAAAAAGATATCACCATAATAGATGTTAAAGAAGAAATCAAATTAACCACTAGAAGTAAAACTGTAGAACAGGTATTAAAAGAAAAGAATATTTCTCTTCAGGACAAAGATATCGTAGAACCGGCACTGGATACCCCCTTAGAGGACGGTATTGAAATACAGATAAAAAGAGCAGTACCCCTGCATATTTTAGTGGATGGGAAAAATTATCAAGTTACCACTGCATTGACTCAGGTAGGAGAAATCATAGAAGAAGCAGGGATTAGGATAAATCCTCTTGATCGGGTGGCCCCTGATAAAGAGGCTGAAATAGAGGAAGAAAGAGAAATTCATATTGTCAGAGTCACCGAGAAAATCATTACCGAAGAAGAAAATATAGATTTTACTACCCAGAAAAAACCAGACAACCATTTAGAAAAAGGGAAGACAAAGGTTGTACAAAAAGGCCAGAAAGGGTTAAAGAAAAATCAAATAAAAATAACCTATGAGGATGGAGAAGAGTCCCAGAGGGAAACCCTTAAAGAAGAGGTGGTCATCGAACCAAAGGATGAAGTGATACAGGTAGGGATGCTAAGCACCATAAACACCTCTAGGGGGGCTACTCGTTTTGAAAAAACAATGACAGTAACCGCCACGGCCTATAGCCAAGGTGATGCCGGAGTAGGAAATACCACCAGTGTAGGGGCTCCACTAAAAAGGGGAGTAATTGCTGTAGATCCCAGGGTCATCCCTTATTACACTCGATTATATGTGCCGGGTTATGGTTTTGGCCAGGCCTTAGATACTGGAGGGGCCATTAAGGGAAACCGCATAGATTTGGCCATGGGTTCAAGGGCAGAGGCATTGCGCTATGGACGAAGAAAAGTAAAAATTTATTTATTAGGGAGATAG